In one window of Chryseobacterium sp. JV274 DNA:
- a CDS encoding SDR family oxidoreductase, with translation MNKILITGGAGFIGSNLTEYFLNKGYYVVCLDNFATGHRHNVEPFLGNPNYQLIEGDIRDLEVCQKAVENVDYILHQAALGSVPRSIKDPITSNDVNVSGFLNMLIAARDAKVKRFVYAASSSTYGDSASLPKVEDVIGRPLSPYAITKYVNELYADVFGKTYGLECIGLRYFNVFGRRQDPNGAYAAVIPLFIKQLINHESPKINGTGDYSRDFTYIDNVIQMNELAMLTESPDAVNTVYNTAVGDRTTLNDLIGYLKKYLSEFDGEIANIDAVHGPNRVGDIPHSLASVEKAEKLLGYKPSHNIDKGLKEAINWYWTNLK, from the coding sequence ATGAATAAAATTTTAATTACAGGTGGAGCGGGTTTTATCGGTTCTAACTTAACAGAGTATTTTTTAAATAAAGGCTATTATGTAGTGTGCTTAGACAATTTTGCAACAGGACACCGTCATAATGTTGAACCTTTCCTTGGAAATCCAAACTATCAGCTTATCGAAGGAGATATCCGTGATTTGGAAGTTTGTCAGAAAGCGGTGGAAAATGTAGATTATATTCTGCATCAGGCTGCTCTCGGTTCAGTTCCCAGATCAATTAAGGATCCTATTACAAGTAACGATGTGAATGTTTCAGGATTTTTAAATATGCTGATTGCTGCACGAGATGCCAAAGTAAAGCGTTTTGTTTATGCAGCTTCCTCATCCACATATGGTGATTCTGCATCATTACCTAAAGTAGAAGATGTTATCGGAAGACCATTATCACCATACGCCATTACCAAATATGTAAATGAATTGTATGCAGATGTATTCGGAAAAACTTACGGATTGGAATGCATTGGTTTGAGATATTTTAATGTGTTTGGAAGGAGACAGGATCCCAACGGAGCTTATGCTGCTGTGATTCCATTATTTATAAAACAGTTGATCAATCATGAGTCACCGAAAATTAATGGTACAGGTGATTATTCCCGTGATTTTACATACATTGACAACGTAATTCAGATGAATGAGCTGGCCATGCTTACTGAAAGCCCGGATGCAGTGAATACAGTTTATAATACAGCAGTGGGTGATCGTACAACATTGAATGATCTGATTGGATATCTTAAAAAATATCTTAGCGAATTTGATGGAGAGATTGCCAATATTGATGCTGTTCATGGTCCGAACCGTGTAGGAGATATTCCACACTCACTGGCATCAGTTGAAAAAGCAGAAAAATTATTAGGATATAAACCTAGCCACAATATAGATAAAGGTTTAAAAGAAGCTATTAACTGGTATTGGACAAATTTAAAGTAA
- a CDS encoding nucleotide sugar dehydrogenase: protein MKKEHKIAIIGLGYVGLPLARLFATQYSVVGFDINKKRIAELNTGVDSTLEVENEVLESVLIQNNPFNQGAAKGLYCSADIKDIQDADIYVITVPTPVDQHNRPDLTPLYKASETVGKVLSKGDIVIYESTVYPGATEEECIPVLEKVSGMVFNQDFFAGYSPERINPGDKEHTVEKILKVTSGSTPEIGEIVNNLYQSVIIAGTHLAPTIKVAEAAKVIENSQRDINIAFVNELAKIFNLLDIDTHAVLEAAGTKWNFLPFKPGLVGGHCIGVDPYYLAQKAQEKGYHPEIILAGRRLNDSMGQYVASQLLKTMIKNKVTINGATVLNLGITFKENCPDVRNTKAVDVIHGLEDYALQVTTFDPWANPDEVRHEYGLEVVNEIPQEKYDAIILTVAHKQFNDLDLKNHLKENGIIYDVKGILEESHSRL, encoded by the coding sequence ATGAAGAAAGAACATAAAATTGCCATTATAGGACTAGGATATGTCGGTTTGCCTTTAGCCAGGTTGTTTGCCACACAATATTCGGTTGTAGGTTTTGATATTAATAAGAAAAGGATTGCAGAATTGAACACTGGGGTAGACAGTACTCTGGAAGTGGAAAATGAAGTATTGGAATCTGTATTAATTCAGAATAACCCTTTTAACCAGGGAGCTGCAAAAGGATTATATTGTTCAGCTGATATCAAGGATATTCAGGATGCTGACATTTACGTTATTACTGTTCCTACTCCGGTGGATCAGCATAACCGTCCTGACCTTACTCCGCTGTATAAAGCCTCAGAAACTGTAGGAAAAGTATTGTCCAAAGGTGATATTGTGATTTACGAATCTACAGTATATCCCGGAGCTACTGAAGAAGAATGTATCCCTGTTCTTGAAAAAGTTTCAGGAATGGTATTTAACCAGGACTTCTTTGCAGGATATTCTCCTGAACGTATTAATCCCGGTGACAAAGAGCATACTGTTGAAAAGATCTTAAAAGTTACCTCGGGCTCAACACCTGAAATCGGGGAAATAGTAAATAATTTATATCAGTCCGTAATCATTGCAGGAACTCATTTGGCTCCAACAATCAAGGTTGCAGAAGCTGCCAAGGTAATTGAAAATTCACAAAGGGATATTAATATTGCTTTTGTAAACGAATTGGCAAAAATATTCAATCTTTTAGATATTGATACTCATGCAGTTTTGGAAGCAGCAGGAACCAAATGGAACTTTTTACCCTTCAAACCAGGGTTAGTAGGAGGACACTGTATTGGTGTAGATCCATATTATCTGGCTCAGAAAGCTCAGGAAAAAGGATATCATCCTGAAATTATATTAGCAGGACGCCGTCTTAATGATTCCATGGGACAGTATGTAGCTTCTCAGCTATTGAAAACCATGATTAAAAACAAGGTAACCATCAATGGTGCCACAGTTTTGAATTTAGGAATAACGTTTAAAGAAAACTGTCCGGATGTACGTAATACAAAGGCGGTAGATGTGATTCATGGGCTTGAAGACTATGCTTTACAGGTTACAACTTTTGATCCATGGGCTAATCCTGATGAAGTAAGACACGAATATGGACTAGAGGTCGTGAATGAAATTCCACAGGAAAAATATGATGCTATTATCCTTACCGTTGCACATAAACAATTCAATGATCTGGATTTAAAAAATCATTTAAAAGAAAATGGAATAATTTATGACGTAAAAGGAATCTTAGAAGAAAGTCATTCAAGATTATAA
- a CDS encoding lipopolysaccharide biosynthesis protein, translating to MNSNTLLKSTLIYTIGNFGSKILSFLLIPIYSYYLSRKELGEYDLVLTSVNLLVPFVSLQMNEAIYRWFLDKENEKENYIDNIFKQCSILLLVSFISFELLLYLAGLFYHIPYQKELSLLIISSCLLPFFQQILRGLGLTRYYSFIGIINSFFIFSFSLLFLLTDIFQDKVQGIFYALFISNFIAILLMLFKVSFLFKKYVSIKINYSLQKQILFYSLPLILNSISWWVINASDRYIILKFLTIEDNGIYAVSARLPAILTIFNTVFMLAWQDMAISGNDPNNPFFSKLFNKYIAVNIGLSTILIAATPLITEVLFDSKFYESWKYATLLYIGSCFSSISGFLGAIYLKTKSTKGIFITSMIGALVNVFISVAFIKYIGLYAPALGTFVSFFVMFIIRYRQTAEILKLDIDIKSFIIQLLVVFSIIILLYINSSHLISISLTVLSLFLFGYFNKDILKKVFNKLNSLKK from the coding sequence ATGAATAGCAATACTTTACTAAAAAGTACATTAATATATACAATTGGTAATTTTGGATCTAAGATTTTATCTTTTCTATTAATTCCTATTTATTCCTACTACCTTTCCAGAAAAGAATTAGGAGAATATGACTTAGTGCTGACTAGTGTCAATTTATTGGTTCCTTTTGTCTCCTTGCAGATGAATGAGGCCATTTATCGCTGGTTTCTGGACAAAGAAAACGAAAAAGAAAATTATATTGATAATATTTTTAAGCAATGTAGTATTCTGTTACTGGTTTCCTTTATCAGCTTTGAACTGTTGCTTTACCTGGCTGGGCTTTTTTATCATATTCCTTACCAGAAAGAATTGTCACTGCTGATTATAAGCTCTTGTTTATTGCCTTTCTTTCAGCAAATATTAAGAGGGTTGGGGTTAACGAGATACTATTCATTTATAGGAATTATAAATAGTTTTTTTATATTTTCTTTTAGTTTACTTTTCCTGCTGACAGATATATTTCAGGATAAGGTACAGGGGATCTTTTATGCACTTTTTATCAGTAATTTTATTGCAATTTTACTGATGCTGTTCAAAGTAAGTTTTCTGTTTAAGAAATATGTTAGTATAAAAATTAACTACTCATTACAAAAGCAGATTCTATTTTACTCCCTTCCATTAATATTAAATTCTATAAGCTGGTGGGTTATTAATGCATCAGACAGATATATTATTTTAAAGTTTTTAACAATAGAAGACAATGGTATCTATGCTGTTTCTGCAAGGCTTCCCGCTATTCTGACGATCTTTAATACCGTCTTTATGCTGGCCTGGCAGGATATGGCAATCTCCGGAAACGATCCCAATAACCCCTTTTTCTCAAAGCTTTTTAATAAATATATCGCTGTAAATATTGGCTTATCAACCATTTTAATAGCAGCTACTCCGTTGATTACGGAAGTTCTGTTTGATTCAAAATTTTATGAATCCTGGAAATATGCCACCCTCCTGTACATAGGATCTTGTTTTTCGTCGATTTCCGGCTTTTTAGGTGCTATTTATTTAAAAACCAAATCAACAAAGGGGATTTTTATTACAAGTATGATAGGGGCATTGGTGAATGTATTTATTTCAGTGGCTTTTATTAAGTATATTGGTCTTTATGCACCTGCTTTAGGTACATTTGTCAGCTTCTTTGTTATGTTTATTATAAGATACAGGCAGACAGCTGAGATTTTAAAATTAGATATAGATATTAAATCTTTCATCATACAGCTGCTGGTGGTTTTTAGTATAATTATACTGTTATACATAAATAGTAGTCATTTAATTTCAATATCTTTAACGGTATTGTCGTTATTCCTTTTCGGTTATTTTAATAAAGATATTTTAAAAAAAGTCTTTAATAAATTAAATTCTCTAAAAAAATAA
- a CDS encoding polysaccharide pyruvyl transferase family protein, with translation MNSNKENIRQLKNIISTQLTPLIDNDFILLDIPNHRNIGDSLIWKGELEFFKTLAHKCIGQYNRYTFKKSDIKSEKTVILLHGGGNFGDIYESSQSFKRYIIENFPNNKIIVLPQTVHYNSEANLKRDFAIFNNHRDLHVLVRDLPSYDTLKAAFNEEKLKLAPDMAFFLDFDADIKTNSPETRKNLYLNRTDAEASKDSFQNVIEGEYDIKDWPTYNSSSKRMNTITNYVEALDGKLSKIIKFLPASSLIIDNAYGFKKRNGMDLHINRGKEFINQYHKVYTTRLHGLILSILLDKEVVILDNVYGKSKNFYDAWLKNFNNVKLYVKNES, from the coding sequence ATGAATTCCAATAAAGAAAATATAAGACAATTAAAAAATATAATATCTACTCAGCTTACTCCACTCATTGATAATGATTTTATTCTGTTAGATATACCTAATCATAGAAATATTGGAGATTCTTTAATTTGGAAAGGAGAATTAGAATTTTTTAAAACATTAGCCCATAAGTGTATTGGGCAGTACAACAGATATACTTTCAAAAAAAGTGATATAAAATCTGAGAAAACAGTTATTCTGCTGCACGGAGGAGGAAACTTTGGTGATATATATGAATCAAGTCAAAGTTTTAAAAGATATATCATTGAAAACTTTCCCAATAACAAGATTATTGTTCTGCCTCAAACGGTACATTACAATAGCGAAGCAAATCTAAAAAGAGATTTTGCTATTTTCAACAATCATCGTGATCTTCACGTATTAGTAAGAGATTTGCCTTCATATGATACTTTAAAAGCTGCTTTTAATGAAGAAAAATTAAAATTAGCACCGGATATGGCTTTCTTTTTAGATTTTGATGCTGATATTAAGACCAATTCTCCTGAAACGAGAAAGAATTTATATCTGAACAGAACTGATGCAGAAGCAAGTAAAGATTCTTTTCAGAATGTCATTGAAGGGGAATATGATATAAAAGATTGGCCAACTTACAATTCTTCCTCAAAGAGAATGAATACCATCACCAATTATGTAGAAGCTCTGGACGGTAAGCTTTCAAAAATCATTAAGTTTTTGCCTGCCTCTTCTTTAATAATTGATAACGCCTATGGATTCAAAAAGAGAAATGGAATGGATCTGCATATCAACCGCGGAAAGGAGTTTATCAATCAATATCATAAAGTATATACAACCCGTTTGCATGGTTTAATCCTGAGTATCTTATTGGATAAAGAGGTTGTTATCTTAGATAACGTTTATGGGAAAAGTAAAAATTTTTACGATGCATGGCTGAAGAATTTTAATAATGTTAAACTTTATGTAAAGAATGAGTCCTAA
- a CDS encoding glycosyltransferase family 2 protein, translating to MSPKISVILPAYNAEQYLRTAVDSILAQSFKDFELLIINDGSIDFTKEIILGYKDERIRYIENEKNLGLIETLNKGILLAKGEYIARMDADDICHSSRFQMQIDFMEKNPEYIICSSSRKEFAHSISHFHLSVLPVDDTSIRIHSIFSTPFTHPAVMFRAGIIKENNLFFEKDYKYAEDYQLWIKILQYGKGYNFRMPLLYYRDTPNSQTNVGAGQIEQRKRTISNIQQLALQQQNIVLDQKELDFIYILSLSDKIRNISFEDFSVDFILSFFKKLSLELKSNYPNNKFNVNCVLGKRYLKILLFNLKRLPFTQLMKLGFSKLTFFGIYELINEKIGNK from the coding sequence ATGAGTCCTAAAATTTCGGTAATTTTACCTGCATATAATGCTGAACAGTATCTTAGAACAGCGGTAGACAGTATACTTGCACAAAGTTTTAAAGACTTTGAATTGTTGATTATTAATGACGGTTCCATAGATTTCACAAAAGAAATCATATTAGGCTATAAGGATGAAAGGATAAGGTACATTGAAAATGAAAAGAATTTAGGATTAATAGAAACTTTGAATAAAGGGATCTTACTAGCAAAAGGTGAATATATTGCCAGAATGGATGCTGATGATATATGCCATTCATCCCGTTTTCAAATGCAGATAGATTTCATGGAGAAGAATCCTGAATATATTATCTGCAGTTCATCCAGAAAGGAATTTGCCCATTCTATTTCTCATTTTCACCTTAGTGTACTTCCGGTTGATGATACATCAATTAGGATACATTCAATTTTCAGTACACCTTTTACCCATCCGGCAGTGATGTTCAGGGCTGGTATTATTAAAGAGAATAATCTTTTTTTTGAAAAGGATTATAAGTATGCCGAGGATTATCAGTTGTGGATCAAAATTCTGCAATATGGTAAAGGGTACAATTTTAGAATGCCTTTGTTGTATTATAGAGATACACCCAATAGCCAAACCAATGTTGGAGCTGGCCAGATAGAACAGAGAAAGAGAACAATATCTAATATTCAGCAGCTGGCTTTACAGCAGCAGAATATTGTTTTAGATCAAAAAGAATTAGATTTTATTTATATTCTGTCTTTATCGGATAAAATTAGAAATATCAGTTTTGAAGACTTTTCAGTGGATTTTATTCTTTCCTTTTTTAAGAAACTTTCTTTAGAACTAAAATCAAATTATCCGAATAATAAATTCAATGTTAATTGTGTTTTAGGTAAAAGATATCTTAAAATTTTATTATTTAACTTAAAAAGGTTGCCATTTACTCAGTTAATGAAGTTAGGGTTTAGTAAATTAACTTTTTTTGGAATATATGAATTGATAAATGAAAAGATTGGAAATAAATAA
- a CDS encoding O-antigen ligase family protein has protein sequence MKRLEINNTIDKFTKSDYLIGTSICFVISILYMFNLNQIVVGGLSILLFLFYFNRIRKRATLNEAFTICLILTLPFSFSPLVGSSFFSLFIIIQFLFICVLFASNFSSKKNLLIQILGLGLLLFCLGVYFFNQSNYPKILVETLIKTLLFLLIIIIALIKLKMSDLTVSSMMKFYVFAASVAGLMVLIQYLSLKILGINYLGVQNQFGKSRTGFAGLFYDYSISSIYLSSASLILCYGLLTKKYIINYKWSIIFLLFTIGTSVLTSGRSGIAALFIALFFLLIYLRNIKIIVISLIVGFPLVKTILYIYSLNRTTNLSNDSGRLDNYLNALNYFYKNFWFGSRFLGFSETSKSMLPHNFILDFLVQYGVVFTLLLLLFLIVVWFKGLKKQPILFFLFLLMLVGGNFHASFINTHYIVIPLILIIGTLNNNESISYHK, from the coding sequence ATGAAAAGATTGGAAATAAATAATACGATAGATAAATTCACGAAATCTGATTACCTTATAGGTACATCAATATGTTTTGTGATTTCAATATTATATATGTTTAATTTAAACCAGATAGTAGTAGGCGGTTTATCTATTCTATTATTTTTGTTTTACTTTAATCGTATACGTAAAAGGGCTACCCTTAATGAAGCATTTACTATTTGTTTAATATTAACTTTACCTTTCAGCTTCAGCCCTTTGGTGGGAAGTAGTTTTTTCAGCCTTTTTATTATTATTCAGTTTTTATTTATCTGTGTATTATTTGCCAGTAACTTTTCTTCAAAAAAGAACCTGCTCATTCAAATTCTGGGGCTGGGGTTATTGTTATTTTGTTTGGGTGTTTATTTTTTTAATCAGTCTAATTATCCGAAAATATTGGTCGAAACATTGATAAAAACACTGTTATTTTTATTAATAATTATAATAGCGTTAATTAAGTTGAAAATGTCCGACTTAACTGTTTCTTCGATGATGAAGTTCTATGTTTTCGCAGCATCCGTGGCAGGTTTAATGGTATTAATCCAATACCTGTCTTTGAAAATCTTGGGAATAAATTATCTGGGTGTTCAGAATCAATTTGGTAAATCCAGAACTGGATTTGCTGGTCTTTTTTATGATTATAGTATTTCATCTATCTATTTATCAAGTGCCTCTTTGATTTTATGTTATGGATTACTGACTAAGAAATATATCATTAATTATAAATGGAGTATCATTTTCTTGCTTTTTACTATAGGAACCAGTGTATTAACTTCCGGAAGATCCGGTATAGCGGCTCTTTTTATAGCCCTTTTCTTTCTGCTTATATATTTGAGGAATATAAAAATAATTGTGATCTCATTAATTGTAGGCTTTCCCCTGGTTAAGACCATATTATATATATATTCTTTAAATAGAACAACTAATTTATCCAATGACTCCGGACGTCTAGATAACTATTTGAACGCCCTGAACTATTTTTATAAAAACTTCTGGTTTGGTTCCAGGTTTTTGGGCTTTAGTGAGACATCAAAATCCATGTTACCCCATAATTTTATTTTAGATTTTCTTGTGCAGTATGGTGTTGTTTTTACTTTACTGCTATTATTATTTCTAATTGTTGTGTGGTTTAAAGGTTTAAAAAAGCAGCCAATTTTGTTTTTTCTTTTTTTATTAATGCTTGTTGGAGGAAACTTTCATGCATCATTTATAAATACACATTATATAGTTATCCCACTTATTCTAATTATCGGAACACTCAATAATAATGAAAGTATATCATATCATAAATAG
- a CDS encoding glycosyltransferase gives MKVYHIINSLRFGGAERLVVDLCTELSEGSSDEIYLLLLDDIDTSLKKEVESNGKIKIDVIPSKSLYDIRIPFFINRRVTDADVIHLHLFPTLYWGVLYKLLFSRKQKVVFTEHSTENNRRSKWYLKRIEKFIYAQLNSIICISESTEKNLIQHLGSEFKAKMKVINNGVNLNKFYNSKAYSRTAYNVSDKDFLLIQVASFRAAKDQPTLIRALTLLPPHVKAIFVGEGPELENCKELVKNNGLENRAFFLGNQANIAELIKMSDVVVVSSHYEGFGIVAVEGMACNKPVVASNVPGLSEVVSEYGILFDRGKAEDLAEIIKNLHSNSSFYNTTAEKCFSRSKNFSIEEIAKYYREIYYTL, from the coding sequence ATGAAAGTATATCATATCATAAATAGTTTAAGGTTTGGCGGTGCAGAAAGGTTAGTAGTTGACCTTTGTACTGAATTGTCTGAGGGAAGTTCAGACGAAATATATTTGTTATTATTAGACGATATTGATACCTCTTTAAAAAAAGAAGTAGAAAGTAATGGAAAAATAAAAATTGACGTAATTCCTTCAAAAAGTCTATATGATATTCGGATTCCCTTTTTTATAAATAGAAGAGTCACAGATGCGGATGTTATTCATTTGCATTTATTTCCTACACTATATTGGGGGGTATTGTACAAACTTTTATTTTCCCGAAAACAAAAAGTAGTATTTACTGAACATAGTACCGAAAATAACAGAAGATCTAAGTGGTATTTAAAAAGAATAGAAAAATTTATTTACGCCCAACTAAACTCTATTATCTGTATTTCAGAATCCACAGAAAAAAATCTTATTCAACATTTAGGATCTGAATTTAAAGCAAAGATGAAGGTCATAAATAATGGAGTCAACCTCAATAAGTTTTATAATTCAAAAGCTTATTCCCGTACTGCGTATAATGTGTCAGACAAAGATTTTTTATTAATTCAGGTAGCAAGTTTCAGAGCTGCAAAAGACCAGCCTACCCTGATCAGAGCACTTACATTGTTACCTCCTCATGTAAAAGCGATATTCGTAGGAGAGGGGCCGGAATTAGAAAACTGCAAAGAACTTGTTAAAAATAATGGGTTGGAAAACAGAGCTTTTTTCTTAGGTAATCAGGCCAATATTGCTGAACTCATCAAAATGAGCGATGTAGTAGTTGTATCATCCCATTATGAAGGGTTTGGTATTGTAGCAGTAGAAGGGATGGCTTGTAATAAACCTGTGGTTGCCTCAAATGTGCCGGGTCTTTCAGAAGTCGTTTCAGAGTATGGAATATTATTTGATAGAGGTAAAGCTGAGGATTTAGCTGAAATAATTAAAAATTTACACTCAAATTCATCTTTTTATAACACAACTGCCGAAAAATGTTTTTCTAGATCAAAAAATTTCTCTATTGAAGAAATTGCAAAATATTATCGTGAAATATATTATACATTATGA
- a CDS encoding right-handed parallel beta-helix repeat-containing protein — MRSLLIFLLIVNLSCAQGKFSYKDVPDTYIKKAEVTSAFNNLKAKSFEVVKLLPNNYKKDGSEDYTAYVQKAINENATVLLPNFPILINDKGLQLKDNSTLLFDDKSQLKLKASNNQGYAMIDITGKKNVSVYNPDIIGDRSVHLGKTGEWGMGINIKDAVNIKIYNPVIKDCWGDGIYIGGNGFSNNISVIGGLIDNNRRNGISVISGDNILLQNLVVSNTNGANPKTGIDIEPNTPDNKKVNISLKSIVTYNNEVSGLAFYLARLRGDSDANNVNVVIENYKDFYSKSGISYSNQKNDAKKKLMGNIVFSGIDLKYNKVPFNFLYKNSSLDNINLKVNDFKSDHKDNKGIVTDLQKFSQQKIKYNQ, encoded by the coding sequence ATGAGAAGCTTATTAATTTTTTTACTTATAGTTAATCTATCATGTGCGCAGGGGAAATTTAGTTATAAAGATGTTCCTGATACTTATATTAAAAAAGCTGAGGTCACTTCAGCCTTCAATAATTTAAAAGCAAAATCTTTTGAAGTTGTAAAACTTCTTCCCAATAATTACAAAAAGGACGGATCAGAAGATTATACGGCATATGTTCAGAAAGCAATTAATGAAAATGCAACGGTTTTACTACCCAATTTTCCCATTTTAATCAATGATAAAGGGCTTCAGCTAAAGGATAATTCTACCTTATTATTTGATGATAAATCCCAATTGAAATTGAAGGCATCCAATAATCAGGGATATGCCATGATTGATATTACAGGAAAGAAAAATGTAAGTGTATATAACCCTGATATTATAGGAGACAGATCTGTTCATCTGGGGAAAACAGGAGAATGGGGCATGGGAATAAATATTAAAGATGCCGTAAATATAAAAATCTATAATCCTGTGATCAAAGACTGTTGGGGAGATGGTATCTATATAGGGGGAAATGGTTTCTCCAATAATATTTCTGTGATAGGAGGTCTTATTGATAATAACCGAAGAAACGGAATTTCTGTTATAAGCGGTGACAATATTTTACTGCAGAATTTAGTAGTTTCAAATACCAATGGAGCTAATCCTAAGACGGGAATAGATATAGAACCTAATACTCCTGATAACAAAAAAGTAAATATTTCATTAAAATCAATCGTAACATATAATAATGAGGTGAGCGGGCTTGCCTTTTATTTAGCTAGGCTAAGAGGAGATAGTGACGCAAATAACGTTAATGTAGTTATTGAAAATTATAAAGATTTTTATTCCAAAAGTGGAATTTCCTATTCTAATCAGAAAAATGATGCTAAAAAGAAATTGATGGGGAATATTGTTTTTTCAGGTATTGACTTAAAATACAACAAAGTACCTTTTAATTTCTTGTATAAGAATTCATCCTTGGATAATATTAATTTGAAGGTAAATGACTTTAAATCAGATCATAAAGATAATAAAGGAATAGTAACTGATTTACAGAAATTTTCACAACAAAAGATAAAATACAATCAATAA
- a CDS encoding glycosyltransferase family 4 protein, with protein MSEHFDVIGVSSPGKELDEVKKDEEIDVIAIDMSRKITPIKDIKSLWSTYRFLRKEKPQIVHTHTPKAGIVGMLAARMAGVPHRLHTVAGLPLMEVTGMKRQVLDLVEKLTYASATQVYPNSKGLSDYIIEHKYADKYKLKVIGNGSSNGIDTSFFSPEHVSEDQKTFLKNELKIENTDFVFVFVGRLVGDKGINELIKAFSALNKQENQQRSKLLLVGPLEQELDPLYPDTLNEIENNPDIVSVGFQKDVRPYFAISDVLVFPSYREGFPNVVMQAGAMELPSIVSDINGCNEIIVENENGVIVPVKDSESLREEMEKMISDKDYYQTLKKNARPMIEDRFEQSVIWNAILSEYKKLIKEREFRA; from the coding sequence ATGTCAGAACATTTTGATGTAATAGGTGTTTCATCCCCAGGTAAGGAGCTGGATGAAGTGAAAAAAGATGAAGAAATAGACGTAATAGCGATTGATATGTCTCGTAAGATTACTCCCATTAAAGACATTAAATCTTTATGGAGTACTTATCGATTTTTAAGAAAAGAGAAACCACAAATTGTTCATACTCATACCCCTAAAGCTGGTATTGTAGGGATGTTGGCTGCAAGAATGGCAGGGGTTCCTCATAGACTGCATACAGTGGCAGGCTTACCATTGATGGAGGTAACGGGTATGAAACGTCAGGTTTTAGATCTTGTTGAGAAATTAACTTATGCTTCTGCAACACAGGTGTACCCAAATTCAAAAGGGCTGTCTGATTATATTATCGAGCACAAATATGCAGACAAATACAAGCTTAAGGTAATTGGAAACGGTTCATCAAACGGAATTGATACTTCATTCTTTTCACCCGAACACGTTTCAGAAGATCAGAAAACTTTTCTAAAAAATGAATTAAAAATAGAAAACACAGATTTTGTTTTCGTGTTTGTAGGACGTTTGGTTGGAGACAAAGGAATTAATGAACTGATAAAAGCATTTTCTGCTTTAAATAAACAAGAAAATCAACAGCGTTCAAAATTATTATTGGTAGGTCCTCTGGAACAAGAGCTGGATCCGTTATATCCCGATACATTAAATGAAATAGAAAATAACCCGGATATTGTCTCTGTAGGTTTTCAGAAAGATGTTCGTCCTTATTTTGCGATTTCTGATGTACTGGTTTTTCCTAGCTATCGGGAGGGTTTCCCTAATGTGGTGATGCAGGCCGGAGCAATGGAACTGCCAAGTATAGTTTCTGATATCAATGGATGCAATGAAATCATTGTGGAAAATGAGAATGGAGTAATTGTGCCTGTAAAAGATAGTGAAAGTCTTAGGGAAGAAATGGAGAAAATGATCTCAGACAAAGATTATTATCAGACATTAAAAAAGAATGCACGGCCGATGATTGAAGATCGATTCGAGCAGTCTGTGATCTGGAATGCTATATTAAGTGAATATAAAAAATTGATTAAAGAAAGAGAATTTCGTGCTTAA